The Methanothermobacter sp. CaT2 DNA window AACTGTCCTTTCCACGGGGACCTCCCATTGAGGGGTCAGATACTGGAAGGAACTGTCGTCAGTGACAAGGCAGAAAGGACAGTAACCGTTGAAAGGAGTTTCTACAAATTTATACGCAAATATGAGAGATACGAAAAGAGAAAATCCAAGATAAAGGCTCATAAACCTGACTGCATAGAGGTCAGGGTAGGGGACACAGTGAAAATTGCTGAATGCAGACCCCTCAGCAAGACTAAGAACTTTGTAGTGGTCGAGGTGAAGGGGGAAGAGTAAGATGAAGGCAATAGCATCCAAGGTTACAAGGGCTTTACCTGTAGGGGCCAGGCTCCAGTGTGTTGACAACACAGGCGCAAGGGAAGTTGAGATAATCTCTGTCAGAGGATACAAGGGTGTTCGCAGGAGGCTCGCAGCAGCCGGTGTTGGTGACATGGTGGTGGTCTCTGTTAAAAAGGGAACAGTGGACATGAGAAGGGAAGTCCTCAACGCTGTTGTTGTGAGACAGAAAAAGGAATACAGAAGACCTGACGGATTGAGGGTGAAATTCGAGGATAACGCTGCAGTTATAGTGAGCCCCGAGGGAGTCCTCAAGGGTTCAGAGATAAGGGGTCCTGTTGCAAAGGAAGCAGCTGACAGGTGGCCCAGCGTGGGAAGTGCAGCCAGCATAATAGTATAGGGTGATAGAATGTCAAAACAACCCAGAAAGCAGAGGAAATACATTTATGAAGCACCATTACACGTTCGTCGCAAAATGATGAGCGCACCCCTGAGCAGGGAACTCAGGGAGGAATACGGTAGAAGGTCCCTGCCAGTGAGAAAGGGAGATAAGGTTGAGGTTCTCCGCGGTGACTTCAAGGGACACGAGGGTAAGGTTGAGAAGGTGGACCTCAAGAGGTACAGGGTCTACGTTGAGGGTGCCACAATACAGAAGGTGGACGGGACCTCGGTTTACTTCCCGATACACCCCTCAAACATCAGAATAATTGACCTCAACCTTGACGATGAGAAGAGAATGAAAATATTAGAACGGAAGGGATAAACATGGCGATAATGGCATCAAGAAAGCACCTTAAACGTTTCAGATCACCAAGTCACTGGCCCATTCATCCCAAGGAATACAAGTGGACCGTAAAGCCATCCCCAGGTCCCCATGCAATTGAGGCATCACTGCCGCTGATGATCATTGTGAGGGACATCCTTGGGGTTGCAGACAATGCAAGGGAAGCCAGGAAAATCATAAACAGCGGCGAGGTCCTGGTGGATGGAAGGCCAAGGAAGAACTACAAATTCCCTGTTGGGTTCATGGACGTTGTGAGCATACCCAGCACAGGGGAGGTCTACAGGGTTCTTCCTGATGAAAGGGGAAGGCTGGTCCTACACCCCATTGGTGAGGAGAACGCGGGCTTCAAGCTCTGCAAGATAGTTAACAAAACAACCATCAGGGGAGGGAAAACCCAGCTAAACCTCCACGACGGTCGCAACCACCTCTCAGAGGACGAGTTCCGTGTGGGGGATGTTGTGAAGTTATCAGTGCCTGAACAGGAAATCCTTGAGAGGATACCCTTTGAGAAGGACAGCCTTGGTCTTGTGACAGGGGGTCGCCACACAGGTGAAATTGGAAGAATCAAGAAGATAAACATAACCAGGTCCTCAATGCCAAACACAGCGGTCATTGAGACCGAAACAGGGAAGACATTCCTCACACTCAAGGATTACGTGTTTGTCATTGGAAAGGACGAGTCAGTGATCTCACTTCCAGGAGGTAAATAGATGAACCCCATGGAGGAAGTAAGGATATTCAAGGTCACCCTTAACATAGGTGTTGGCGAAGGGGGTGAAAGGCTTGCAAGGGCTGAAAGGCTTCTTGAGGAGATGACAGGCCAGAAGCCTGTGAGGACCCACTCAAAGGTCACAAACCCTGAGTTTGGTATAAGGAAGAAGCAGCCCATCGCATGCAAGGTCACCCTCCGCGGTGAAAGGGCCGAAAAGGTGCTCAGAATGTTCCTTGAGGGAATAGGAAACAGGTTGAAGGCCAGCCAGTTCGATGAATACGGTAATGTTTCAATGGGTATAGAGGAACACATCGACATACCTGGAATGAAGTACGACCCTGAGATAGGGATATTCGGTATGAACCTTTCTGTAACCTTTGAGAAGCCAGGTCACAGGATAAGCAGACGAAGGATACAGCGCAAAAAGGTTCCTGAAAAGCACAGGGTCAGCCGTGAAGAGGCAATCGACTTCATGAAGGAAGAATTCCAGGTTAAAATAGTCTGAAGGTGATTGTTTTGCCAAGGAAATATGGAAAGGCATCAAGAAAATGCTCAAGATGCGGGGATCACTCTGCCCTGGTCAGAAGATATGGATTAATGCTCTGCAGGCAGTGCTTCAGGGAACTCGCACCTAAAATCGGGTTTAAAAAGTACAACTGAAAGAGGTGTTTACTGTGACTCTTATGGATCCTCTCGCAAACGCCCTGACCAACATAAGGAACAATGAGATAAGGGGTAATGTCAAGTGCAGGATAACCCCTGCATCAAAGCTCATAGGGCGTGTGCTGAGAACAATGCAGAAGGAAGGCTACATCGGGGAATTCGAATACGTTGACGACGGCAGGGCCGGAAAATTCATCGTTGAACTCGAGGGAAACATAAACCAGTGTGGGGTTATAAAACCCAGACACGCTGTTAAGAAGGACGAATTCGAGAAATTTGAGAAAAGATATCTGCCAGCTAAGAACTTCGGGATAATAATCGTATCAACCCCTGAGGGAATAATGACCCATAAAGAGGCCAAGGACAGGGGGATCGGCGGTAGACTGCTGGCTTACGTCTACTAGGTGATAACATGGTTCTAGCAGCTATTATCCGGGAAGAAATACCCATCCCTGAGGATGTTAACGTCACCATCGATGGTGAAGTTAAGGTTAAGGGTCCGAAGGGTGAACTCTCCCGAAAATTTAACCACTCAGAGATATCAATGGCCGTTGAAGAAGGGAAGGTGGTCCTTGAGGTTAAATTCCCAAAGAAAAAGGACAAGGCAATGATAGGGACAGTTAAAGCCCATATAAACAACATGATAAGGGGTGTCACCGAGGGATTCACCTACCGTATGAAGATAGTGTACGCCCACTTTCCAATGAGTGTGAAGGTGGCAGGGGATAAGGTTTTAATAGAGAACTTCCTCGGGGAACGCCACCCAAGGACCGCAAGGATCGTTGGAGATACAAAGGTCCAGGTAAAGGGTGACGAGGTTGAAGTAACAGGTATCAACAAGGAACACGTTGGACAGACAATGGCGAACCTTGAACAGGCCACCAAGATTAAGGGAAGGGACCCAAGGGTTTTCCAGGACGGCATATACCTTGTGAGCAAGGATTAGGGATGGTGATTCAATGAGGAAAAAATTTAAAAGACAGGAATACGCCCGATACAAAAAACTGGGGGAGAAATGGAGGAGGCCCAGGGGTAAAACAAGTAAAATGAGAAGATATGAAAAGGGCAAACCTGCAATGCCTGCAATTGGCTACAGGAAGCCAAGGGACCAGAGGGGTCTCCACCCATCAGGATATGAGGACATCCTTGTTTCCAGCATGAGGGAACTTGAGGAACTGAATCCTGAAAAACAGGCTGCAAGGATAGCATCAAGTGTGGGTGCCAGGAAGAAGACACTCATGCTTGAAAAGGCAAGGGAACTTGGCATAAAAGT harbors:
- a CDS encoding 50S ribosomal protein L14 produces the protein MKAIASKVTRALPVGARLQCVDNTGAREVEIISVRGYKGVRRRLAAAGVGDMVVVSVKKGTVDMRREVLNAVVVRQKKEYRRPDGLRVKFEDNAAVIVSPEGVLKGSEIRGPVAKEAADRWPSVGSAASIIV
- the rplX gene encoding 50S ribosomal protein L24, which translates into the protein MSKQPRKQRKYIYEAPLHVRRKMMSAPLSRELREEYGRRSLPVRKGDKVEVLRGDFKGHEGKVEKVDLKRYRVYVEGATIQKVDGTSVYFPIHPSNIRIIDLNLDDEKRMKILERKG
- a CDS encoding 30S ribosomal protein S4e codes for the protein MAIMASRKHLKRFRSPSHWPIHPKEYKWTVKPSPGPHAIEASLPLMIIVRDILGVADNAREARKIINSGEVLVDGRPRKNYKFPVGFMDVVSIPSTGEVYRVLPDERGRLVLHPIGEENAGFKLCKIVNKTTIRGGKTQLNLHDGRNHLSEDEFRVGDVVKLSVPEQEILERIPFEKDSLGLVTGGRHTGEIGRIKKINITRSSMPNTAVIETETGKTFLTLKDYVFVIGKDESVISLPGGK
- a CDS encoding 50S ribosomal protein L32e is translated as MRKKFKRQEYARYKKLGEKWRRPRGKTSKMRRYEKGKPAMPAIGYRKPRDQRGLHPSGYEDILVSSMRELEELNPEKQAARIASSVGARKKTLMLEKARELGIKVLNP
- a CDS encoding 50S ribosomal protein L5, with the protein product MNPMEEVRIFKVTLNIGVGEGGERLARAERLLEEMTGQKPVRTHSKVTNPEFGIRKKQPIACKVTLRGERAEKVLRMFLEGIGNRLKASQFDEYGNVSMGIEEHIDIPGMKYDPEIGIFGMNLSVTFEKPGHRISRRRIQRKKVPEKHRVSREEAIDFMKEEFQVKIV
- a CDS encoding 50S ribosomal protein L6; protein product: MVLAAIIREEIPIPEDVNVTIDGEVKVKGPKGELSRKFNHSEISMAVEEGKVVLEVKFPKKKDKAMIGTVKAHINNMIRGVTEGFTYRMKIVYAHFPMSVKVAGDKVLIENFLGERHPRTARIVGDTKVQVKGDEVEVTGINKEHVGQTMANLEQATKIKGRDPRVFQDGIYLVSKD
- a CDS encoding 30S ribosomal protein S17 — translated: MVGIDVPEPKSKCSDPNCPFHGDLPLRGQILEGTVVSDKAERTVTVERSFYKFIRKYERYEKRKSKIKAHKPDCIEVRVGDTVKIAECRPLSKTKNFVVVEVKGEE
- a CDS encoding 30S ribosomal protein S8: MTLMDPLANALTNIRNNEIRGNVKCRITPASKLIGRVLRTMQKEGYIGEFEYVDDGRAGKFIVELEGNINQCGVIKPRHAVKKDEFEKFEKRYLPAKNFGIIIVSTPEGIMTHKEAKDRGIGGRLLAYVY
- a CDS encoding 30S ribosomal protein S14 — its product is MIVLPRKYGKASRKCSRCGDHSALVRRYGLMLCRQCFRELAPKIGFKKYN